In one window of Nesterenkonia sandarakina DNA:
- a CDS encoding DUF779 domain-containing protein, translated as MSTSRIDVTDEAAALLIQLRESHGKPLMFHQSGGCCDGSAPMCFTQGTFLTGPADVLLGQLEPGTPEPVPVWISQAQFQYWSHTHITIDVAPGRGAGFSIEGPTGLRFIIRSRLFTDAESQALEPVTTG; from the coding sequence ATGAGTACTTCACGGATCGACGTCACCGACGAGGCCGCTGCGCTGCTGATCCAGCTGCGGGAGAGTCACGGGAAACCGCTGATGTTCCATCAGTCGGGAGGCTGCTGCGACGGTTCAGCTCCGATGTGCTTCACCCAGGGGACCTTCCTGACTGGCCCGGCAGATGTGCTGCTGGGCCAGCTGGAGCCCGGAACCCCGGAACCGGTGCCGGTATGGATCTCGCAGGCACAGTTCCAATACTGGTCCCATACACACATCACCATCGACGTGGCGCCGGGCCGAGGGGCGGGGTTCAGCATCGAAGGGCCCACGGGGCTGAGGTTCATCATCCGCTCCCGGCTCTTCACCGACGCGGAGTCCCAGGCCCTGGAACCGGTGACCACCGGCTGA
- the gdhA gene encoding NADP-specific glutamate dehydrogenase translates to MSPSSKRIAAVYDQVLARNPGEAEFHQAVKEVFDSLDRVLTKFPEYAEESILERICEPERQIIFRVPWTDDHGRVRINRGFRVQFNSALGPYKGGLRFDPSVMLGTVKFLGFEQIFKNALTGLPIGGGKGGSDFDPKGRSDGEIMRFCQSFMTEAYRHIGSSVDVPAGDIGVGAREIGYLFGQYKRIANRYEAGVITGKGTSWGGSLVHTEATGYGAVFFTEHMLQANGRGLDGARVLVSGSGNVAFYAIEKIHALGGLVIGASDSSGAVHDPQGIDLDLLREVKQVQRARISEYAQQRDSAEFIGGRSVWSVAEKHRVDVAMPCATQNELDDDDAKLLLKAGVSAVVEGANMPTTPAAIDRLRDAGTLFGPGKAANAGGVATSALEMQQNSIRDSWSFEYTEARLAEIMENIHARCAGTAEDYGVPRDYVAGANIAGFTQVADAMIAQGVI, encoded by the coding sequence ATGAGCCCCAGCAGCAAGCGCATCGCCGCCGTGTACGACCAGGTCCTCGCCCGCAATCCTGGGGAGGCGGAGTTCCACCAGGCGGTGAAGGAGGTCTTTGACTCGCTGGACCGGGTGCTCACCAAGTTCCCGGAGTACGCCGAGGAATCCATCCTGGAACGGATCTGCGAACCGGAGCGCCAGATCATCTTCCGCGTCCCGTGGACCGACGACCACGGCCGGGTGCGCATCAATCGCGGCTTCCGAGTCCAGTTCAACTCCGCACTGGGTCCGTATAAGGGTGGGCTGCGCTTTGACCCCTCGGTGATGCTGGGCACGGTGAAGTTCCTCGGCTTCGAACAGATCTTCAAGAACGCGCTCACCGGGCTGCCGATCGGCGGCGGCAAGGGCGGCAGTGACTTCGACCCCAAGGGCCGCAGCGACGGTGAGATCATGCGCTTCTGCCAGTCCTTCATGACCGAGGCCTACCGGCATATCGGTTCCTCCGTGGATGTCCCGGCCGGGGACATCGGCGTGGGGGCCCGCGAGATCGGCTACCTCTTCGGTCAGTACAAGCGGATCGCGAACCGCTATGAGGCCGGGGTCATCACCGGAAAGGGAACCAGCTGGGGCGGGTCCCTGGTGCACACCGAGGCCACCGGCTACGGGGCGGTGTTCTTCACCGAGCACATGCTGCAGGCGAACGGCCGAGGACTGGACGGCGCGCGAGTCCTGGTCTCGGGCTCCGGGAATGTCGCCTTCTACGCCATAGAGAAGATCCACGCCCTGGGCGGGCTGGTGATCGGCGCATCAGACTCCTCCGGGGCCGTGCATGATCCCCAGGGCATCGATCTGGATCTGTTGCGGGAGGTCAAGCAGGTCCAGCGCGCCAGGATCAGCGAGTACGCCCAGCAGCGCGACTCCGCAGAGTTCATCGGGGGCAGGTCGGTCTGGAGCGTCGCCGAGAAGCACCGGGTCGACGTCGCCATGCCCTGCGCCACGCAGAACGAGCTCGACGACGACGACGCGAAGCTCCTGCTCAAGGCAGGGGTCTCGGCGGTGGTCGAGGGCGCGAACATGCCCACCACGCCTGCGGCGATCGATCGACTCCGCGACGCGGGCACGCTCTTCGGCCCCGGCAAGGCAGCCAACGCCGGCGGCGTGGCGACCTCGGCCCTGGAGATGCAGCAGAACTCGATCCGCGACTCCTGGAGCTTCGAGTACACCGAGGCCCGGCTTGCGGAGATCATGGAGAACATCCACGCCCGCTGCGCGGGCACGGCCGAGGACTACGGGGTTCCCCGAGACTACGTCGCGGGTGCCAACATCGCCGGGTTCACCCAGGTGGCCGATGCGATGATCGCCCAGGGGGTGATCTGA